A single Fusobacterium simiae DNA region contains:
- a CDS encoding WYL domain-containing protein, whose translation MSKKIKVTLPQNIYEIIKNDIEDFNMTSNHFMNYIFLNLNEKYKNFKGNPTIAEQSKEKSSIQFNLNKASNLIYYDVLRENNAQNESEFMRSLLIRYATNPKNKRELFIFKEAVERLNLAIKDKKNVYITFNDNRKVKVSPYHIGSSDLEIANYIFCYDYSEKKYKNYKLSYLKQVYTTSETAIWEDEEYINDVIKNFDPFLSKGQIIKIKLSENGKKLLKTIKINRPKLIASNNDIFEFEASEEQIKRYFSYFLDDATVIEPIELKEWFIEKYENALKNLKNK comes from the coding sequence TTGAGTAAGAAAATAAAGGTTACTTTGCCTCAAAATATATATGAAATAATAAAAAATGATATAGAAGATTTTAATATGACAAGTAATCATTTTATGAATTATATTTTTCTTAATTTGAATGAGAAATATAAAAATTTTAAGGGTAATCCAACTATTGCTGAACAAAGTAAAGAAAAATCTAGTATACAATTTAATTTAAATAAGGCAAGTAACCTTATTTATTATGATGTGCTAAGAGAAAATAATGCACAGAATGAATCTGAATTTATGAGAAGTTTACTTATTAGATATGCTACTAATCCTAAAAATAAAAGAGAACTTTTCATTTTTAAAGAAGCTGTAGAAAGATTAAATCTGGCTATAAAAGATAAGAAAAATGTCTATATTACTTTTAATGATAATAGAAAAGTAAAGGTAAGTCCTTATCATATAGGGAGCTCTGATTTAGAAATTGCAAACTATATTTTTTGTTATGATTATTCAGAAAAAAAATATAAAAATTATAAATTAAGTTATTTAAAACAAGTATATACAACCTCTGAAACAGCTATATGGGAGGATGAAGAATATATTAATGATGTCATTAAAAATTTTGATCCTTTCTTATCAAAAGGACAGATTATAAAAATAAAACTTAGTGAAAATGGGAAAAAACTTTTAAAAACCATAAAGATAAATAGACCTAAACTTATTGCTTCAAATAATGATATATTTGAGTTTGAAGCTTCAGAAGAACAAATTAAAAGGTATTTTTCATATTTTTTAGATGATGCAACTGTAATAGAACCTATTGAATTAAAAGAATGGTTTATAGAAAAATATGAAAATGCTCTAAAAAATTTAAAAAATAAGTGA
- a CDS encoding TolC family protein encodes MKKVLLFFLLLTSLSYSSQETLSIDDALNRVENDKGSYEFKKFQNSQEGTNIRIKDNKLGDFNGVTLSSGYNISENNFDNRPRKYDRTFQNKATYGPFFVNYNYVQSDRSYVSFGIEKNLKDVFYSKYNSNLKINNLQLELNQINYDKNMQVKKINLISLYQDILNTKNELEYRKKAYEHYRIDLNKLKKSYELGASPKINLESAELEAEDSKLQIDILETKLKSLYDVGKTDYNIDFENYKLLDFIENKESIDSLLNNYMEKEIIELRLNLSVAEEKKSYSNYDRYMPNLYLGYERVDRNLRGDRYYRDQDLFTIKFSKKLFSTDSEYKLNKLEVENLKNDLNEKIRTINAEKIKLKSEYNELLKLASIGDKKSDIAYKKYQIKEKEYELNKSSYLDVIDEYNKYLSQEIETKKAKNALNAFIYKIKIKR; translated from the coding sequence ATGAAAAAAGTATTATTATTTTTTCTGCTTCTGACAAGCCTTAGCTATTCATCACAAGAAACATTGTCAATAGATGATGCATTGAATAGAGTTGAAAATGATAAAGGAAGCTATGAATTTAAAAAATTTCAGAACTCTCAAGAAGGAACGAATATTAGAATCAAAGACAATAAATTAGGGGATTTTAATGGAGTAACTCTATCAAGTGGATATAATATCTCTGAAAATAATTTTGATAACAGACCTAGAAAGTATGACAGGACCTTTCAAAATAAAGCTACTTATGGGCCTTTTTTTGTGAATTATAACTATGTTCAAAGTGACAGATCTTATGTTAGCTTTGGAATTGAAAAAAATTTAAAAGATGTTTTTTATTCTAAATATAATAGTAATTTAAAAATAAATAATTTACAATTAGAATTAAATCAAATTAATTACGATAAAAATATGCAGGTTAAAAAAATAAATTTAATAAGTTTATATCAAGATATATTAAATACAAAAAATGAATTAGAATATAGAAAAAAAGCCTATGAACATTATAGGATTGATTTAAATAAACTTAAAAAATCTTATGAGTTAGGTGCAAGTCCAAAAATTAATTTAGAAAGTGCGGAATTAGAAGCTGAAGATTCTAAATTACAAATTGATATTTTAGAAACTAAGCTAAAAAGTCTTTATGATGTTGGAAAAACTGATTATAACATAGATTTTGAAAATTATAAGCTACTTGATTTTATTGAAAATAAAGAAAGTATTGACTCTCTTTTAAATAATTATATGGAAAAAGAAATTATAGAGCTTAGATTAAATTTATCAGTAGCAGAGGAAAAGAAAAGTTATAGTAACTATGATAGATATATGCCTAATTTATATTTAGGTTATGAAAGAGTGGATAGAAATTTAAGAGGAGATAGATATTATAGAGACCAAGATTTATTTACCATTAAATTTTCAAAAAAATTATTTTCAACAGATTCTGAATATAAATTAAATAAATTAGAAGTTGAAAATTTAAAAAATGACTTGAATGAAAAAATTAGAACTATTAATGCAGAAAAAATTAAATTAAAATCTGAATACAACGAATTATTGAAATTGGCTTCTATAGGAGATAAAAAATCTGATATTGCTTATAAAAAATATCAAATAAAAGAAAAGGAATATGAACTCAATAAATCAAGCTATTTAGATGTTATAGATGAATATAATAAATATTTATCTCAAGAAATTGAAACTAAAAAAGCTAAAAATGCTTTAAATGCTTTCATTTATAAAATAAAAATTAAAAGATAA